From the genome of Cytobacillus firmus, one region includes:
- the allC gene encoding allantoate deiminase codes for MTDLINLQGKLEYENLAEHIVNRLEWLGSFAKDPEGGITRLLYSQQWTATQQALKRWMEAEGLEVKFDEVGNLSGILKGVNQTETILTGSHIDTVKNGGLFDGQFGIAAGILSLIYLKDHYGTPERNLEVVSLAEEEGSRFPYCFWGSKNMAGCAYKKDVENLADSNGVIFSDAINEAGFRFRDETQSPRQDLKVFVEIHVEQGNVLETEKKSVGIVKCIVGQRRFTIEVKGQANHAGTTPMAYRRDAVYAASQMIYETLNMAEQYGDPLVATVGRVDISPNIANVVPGKAAFTLDLRHIDKNTISHFTERFIEKINDISREHGVETVIEKWLDTDPVPMDPEITELIEKKCKEKNLSYKVMHSGAGHDAQIFAASIPAAMLFVPSEKGISHNPGEYTAPADLAEGVKALISTLYELAYK; via the coding sequence ATGACAGACTTAATCAATTTGCAGGGGAAACTTGAATATGAAAATTTAGCAGAACATATTGTGAACAGGCTTGAATGGCTGGGTTCATTTGCAAAGGACCCGGAAGGAGGAATTACCCGGCTGTTATACTCCCAGCAATGGACGGCTACTCAGCAAGCTTTGAAAAGATGGATGGAAGCCGAGGGTTTGGAAGTAAAGTTTGATGAAGTGGGAAATCTGAGTGGGATATTAAAGGGAGTAAATCAGACAGAGACCATTCTAACAGGATCCCATATAGATACCGTGAAAAATGGCGGGCTGTTTGACGGGCAATTTGGCATTGCAGCTGGAATACTGTCCTTAATTTATTTAAAAGATCATTATGGGACTCCAGAACGCAATCTCGAGGTTGTTTCACTGGCAGAAGAAGAAGGAAGCAGATTTCCTTATTGCTTTTGGGGTTCAAAGAATATGGCAGGATGCGCATATAAAAAGGATGTTGAAAATCTTGCAGATTCAAATGGAGTAATTTTTTCTGACGCCATAAATGAGGCAGGGTTCAGATTTAGGGATGAAACCCAATCTCCGCGGCAGGACCTGAAAGTATTCGTAGAGATCCACGTCGAACAGGGAAATGTTCTTGAAACTGAGAAAAAATCTGTTGGTATTGTGAAATGCATCGTTGGGCAAAGGCGTTTTACAATTGAAGTAAAAGGTCAAGCCAATCATGCTGGAACAACACCCATGGCATATCGCAGAGATGCTGTGTATGCTGCCAGCCAAATGATATATGAAACACTTAATATGGCTGAGCAATATGGTGACCCGCTGGTAGCAACCGTTGGGAGGGTTGATATTTCACCCAACATTGCAAATGTGGTGCCGGGAAAAGCTGCGTTTACTTTAGATCTGCGCCATATTGATAAAAATACGATATCCCATTTTACTGAAAGATTTATAGAAAAAATAAATGATATATCACGAGAGCATGGGGTTGAAACGGTAATTGAAAAATGGCTTGATACCGATCCGGTCCCAATGGATCCTGAAATTACGGAATTAATTGAGAAGAAGTGCAAGGAAAAAAACTTGAGCTATAAAGTAATGCATAGTGGTGCAGGCCATGATGCACAAATTTTTGCAGCCTCCATTCCGGCGGCCATGCTATTTGTGCCGAGTGAAAAGGGCATTAGCCATAACCCTGGTGAATATACTGCGCCAGCTGATTTAGCTGAAGGAGTTAAAGCACTGATCAGCACTTTATATGAACTGGCTTATAAATAA
- the allE gene encoding (S)-ureidoglycine aminohydrolase — MGYPKDLLSSRSVIEHGKFALIAPEGLVNNVIPGFDHCLISILGSPKLGASFVDYYVTMKKGGGNKEGFGGQEDVQTFVYILEGKIKASADEKEFILKESGYLYCPPGVKMYLENLDDGDSKLFLYKQRYRPLEGRKPWVISGHANRIEFRNYDDMHNVNIKDLLPADLDFDMNFHILSFDPAASHPFIETHVQEHGAYILSGEGMYNLDNKWIPVKKGDYIFMGPYVHQAAYAVGRENLTYVYSKDCNRDAEL; from the coding sequence ATGGGCTATCCAAAAGATCTATTATCAAGCAGGTCTGTAATAGAACATGGGAAATTTGCTTTAATTGCACCAGAAGGATTAGTGAACAATGTTATTCCTGGATTTGATCATTGCCTTATTTCGATTTTAGGTTCTCCTAAGCTAGGGGCAAGCTTTGTCGACTATTATGTGACAATGAAAAAAGGAGGCGGAAATAAGGAAGGATTCGGCGGACAGGAGGATGTTCAGACATTTGTTTACATACTGGAGGGAAAAATAAAAGCTTCTGCAGATGAAAAAGAGTTTATCCTGAAGGAAAGCGGATACCTTTATTGTCCGCCGGGAGTGAAAATGTATTTGGAAAATTTGGATGATGGGGATTCTAAGCTCTTTTTATACAAGCAAAGATATCGCCCTCTTGAAGGGCGGAAGCCATGGGTTATATCAGGACATGCAAATAGAATTGAATTCAGGAACTATGATGATATGCATAATGTAAACATTAAAGATCTGCTGCCTGCTGATTTAGATTTTGATATGAATTTTCATATCCTTTCGTTCGATCCTGCTGCGAGCCACCCGTTTATTGAAACACATGTACAGGAACACGGAGCATATATCCTCTCCGGGGAAGGGATGTATAATCTTGATAACAAGTGGATCCCAGTCAAAAAGGGCGATTATATTTTCATGGGCCCTTATGTTCACCAGGCCGCGTATGCAGTAGGGAGAGAAAATTTAACATATGTCTATTCAAAAGATTGCAATCGGGACGCTGAACTATAA
- the allB gene encoding allantoinase AllB produces MIYDLIIKGGNVVLKDEVIKNDIAIINGKIAAIAETIVHEAEQIIDASDQYVMPGMIDTHVHICEPGRTEWEGFITGTQALAAGGTTCYADMPLNALPATIDKHTLQLKTEAAKGKNYIDYAFYGGLVPGNLERLEELSDEGVIAYKCFMSTCGTDNPDDFSNVDDYTLFAGMKKIAELGRILSIHAENAQITDRLGEELTAQGRTAAADYVFSRPVLTEVEAVKRALYFGKETKCPIHFVHISTAEAVEEIMKARNAGQDVSLESCPHYFTISSEQLEKIGPAAKCSPPLRSKEDQEKLWKKLIEGKIDMLTSDHSPCPPEMKYSSSNNFFEVWGGITGCQNSVDLMFDEAVLKRKLPITHFARMISSNPAERFNIPNKGEIAVSMDADIIFIDANRSYVVEEEGLYYRHKHSPYIGRMINCRITKTLVRGRIVYDLEQGIVGKPLGKALKLKNGRSALNMI; encoded by the coding sequence ATGATATATGATTTGATTATAAAAGGCGGCAATGTGGTTCTTAAAGACGAGGTAATAAAGAATGATATCGCCATTATAAATGGAAAAATTGCAGCGATTGCGGAAACAATTGTTCATGAAGCTGAACAGATTATCGATGCATCTGATCAATATGTCATGCCTGGAATGATCGATACTCATGTGCATATTTGTGAGCCTGGCCGAACAGAGTGGGAAGGGTTTATAACTGGAACTCAAGCGCTGGCAGCAGGAGGAACTACATGCTATGCGGATATGCCCTTGAATGCCCTTCCGGCTACGATAGACAAGCACACACTGCAGTTAAAGACAGAAGCAGCCAAGGGGAAAAATTATATTGATTATGCATTTTATGGCGGACTTGTTCCAGGCAATCTTGAAAGGCTTGAAGAGCTTTCAGATGAAGGAGTTATTGCATATAAATGCTTTATGTCCACTTGTGGAACGGATAATCCCGATGATTTTTCCAATGTGGATGATTATACCCTTTTTGCGGGGATGAAAAAAATTGCTGAACTGGGCCGAATTTTATCCATTCATGCGGAAAATGCCCAAATTACCGATCGGTTAGGCGAAGAGTTAACGGCACAGGGCAGGACAGCTGCCGCAGATTATGTTTTTTCACGGCCGGTTTTAACAGAGGTTGAAGCAGTGAAACGCGCTCTTTATTTTGGAAAAGAAACGAAATGCCCTATTCATTTTGTGCACATTAGCACCGCAGAAGCAGTAGAAGAAATTATGAAGGCCCGAAACGCGGGTCAGGATGTCTCTCTTGAATCGTGTCCCCATTATTTTACGATATCATCTGAACAGCTCGAAAAAATTGGCCCGGCTGCCAAATGCTCTCCTCCGCTGCGAAGTAAAGAAGATCAGGAAAAGCTATGGAAAAAGTTAATAGAAGGCAAGATTGATATGTTAACATCTGATCATTCACCATGTCCGCCTGAAATGAAGTATAGTTCTTCAAATAATTTTTTCGAAGTGTGGGGAGGAATCACAGGGTGTCAAAACAGCGTTGATTTAATGTTTGATGAAGCGGTTTTGAAAAGAAAGCTGCCAATCACTCATTTTGCAAGGATGATTTCTTCTAATCCCGCTGAACGTTTTAACATTCCCAATAAAGGAGAAATAGCAGTATCAATGGATGCAGATATCATCTTCATTGATGCTAATCGTTCCTATGTTGTTGAGGAGGAAGGTTTGTATTATCGGCATAAGCATAGCCCATACATTGGGAGGATGATTAATTGCCGGATAACTAAAACCCTTGTCCGCGGCAGGATTGTATATGATTTGGAACAGGGGATTGTTGGAAAACCTCTCGGAAAAGCCCTTAAGTTAAAAAACGGCAGGTCAGCTTTGAATATGATCTGA